atccaataACGTGGCATAAGTGCATAACACATATACCCAAAAGACACAACTAGCCAAAaatctcttatttctttctGTTTAACAGTAGGCCCAATTAATTTGACTTGACCCCTCTACATCCAACAACACGTACTActaattattactattactaatATATATGAGGGGCTAGGGAAGTAGGTCATGGTTCATGCCTGCTTCCAGCCAGGGgcttttttgatattttacattttttgtACTTTAATAAGATGGCATCTCACTGCTTCATACTTAAACAGTTTCATTTTATTGGACATAAAAATCAATATTTGTGTTACTTTTTTACCTCTTTTCCCGCAGTATACGCTTGTGcccatttcttttcttattaaaaaaattacgcAGGTTGACAAatcttattattatattatgtatttaggataaagttttaaaataattatggctTGTAGTAAATATAGCTATTTATTTATGCGGTATGACAAATCTTACTTgtcagatatacaaatatatatatgtatatcagttagcattatacaatttttttttgagaaatatacatatataattcgaCAAATATACTTATATAATTTGCCTCTCGCTCGCCACTCTCCACTATATCTCAATCTCACTCgcctctctcaatctcgctcgcctctctccttaTCTTTCTCAATCTCGCCTgtcatatatacaaataaatatgtatatcaGTTACATATATAAAACATTTGACAAAATATACATTATACAATtcgacagatatacatatacaattcgcctctcgctcgcctctctcctcatCTCTCCCAATCTCGCTTGTCagatatataaatacatatgtatatcagtgtttgtatattttggtatacAAATAATTCGTAGGTATAACATTTTTAGAATTTGCTACgacttttatataattcgctacaatatttatataatgacaaattttatgtttgttattataaGTAATTAGAAAAACTATAcccatataaaataattatgtttaaAAGATTTGTCATATCTGAAAATCTCTCTTATTTCACGTCTTGTTGAGTACTTGTTGGCCCTAGCAGCTTTTGGgtttcaattactttcttctttgACACAATCTTGAGGATATAATTCCTGAAAATGTTAGTTCATtactaatatttattatttattatttaatatacaaaacataataaagataaaattaggAACTGAAAgactaataatttaaaaattgattgaTTCTCGAAATTCTATTAatttcatataaattgggagatgagaagtaacatatattttttgataattctgtcaaaaaatactataaattacgataattaacaacttaaatatttaaaatacatagaaaaagggattaaattttaaaattctataTGTGTCACATAGATTGAGACAAAGAGAGTAATATATAACATTTGAAAATTAcgtaaaaattattataaattataataattaacaacttaaaatatttaaaagacatataaaaaTGGATTAAATTACATATGTTACATAAATGTTATCTTAAAAATACTACAAATCACAATTATTAATTCTCAAAATTTCACCTGTAATACGTAAATTGGGACAAAGAAGGTAATATATATTTTgtgaaaattacataaaaaatattataaatcataataattaataacttaaaatatctaaaataaatatataagcaAATTGATCGACTCTCGAAATCCAtatgtgtcacataaattgagacaaaaggATTTACGTATATTATGTAAAAGTTACGTAAAAGGTGTATAAATtgcaataattaacaacttaaatatttaaaatatctataaaaaaaagattGATTCAGAATTATAtctatatcacataaattagaaCAAGCGAAATAACATATGTTGGGTCATGCTGGCACGACACTTTGTATCTAGTTAACACAATAAGGCACTAAATACTAAGGTGCGCATCCATTGATTTTCAATCCGTGAACACGTTAAATCAATAACTAAACTAATTAGATATTTATTATCGATTTTTGATTAATCAATTTATGGCTATTAACGGTTCAATTTTTGATTAATCGATTTATGACTCTTAACAGTTCGATTTTCAGTTTGACCAATAAGAAATGTTTATATACACGATGTTCATACAAATAGAATTAATAGCAAGAATAGATGTCCAACACAAATTTCTACATTGATAGCTTTTATTTAAGTCATAATTATTCGAATTCCTTTTAAAGACTCATGCAATAATGTAAGATCCCGCATGGTTTAAAGGTTGGAATGTGTCATACTAGGGTAAGGTAGGGGAAAATGGCTTCGGAGGATCCTTTTTGTCTCAAactcgatgacttctaattttatatatgagttaggatcaattcctaagtatttaaaaaGTATTAGATGTAGtgtagggtcataagggatctctaacaccaagccgaattcaaagaatttctatcggctaagttttcgtatgagtccTAAATAGTGTCAACTTCAAACGCCAATATCTCCTAGTATATAACGAATTAGGTATTCAATttcctatcaaattaaaggtctttgagacttctttccaacaccaccaagattgcattatttggattttggagtaaaaaattATGTTCTCTTAACCAAAAGGGTGCGGGCCAAGTTCGCGTCGTGGACTTGGTCAATCTTGTCTCAAATTTTAATTTCGGAAAAAAATGAACTGTGGGGGAAAAAATCTGTGTCGCGGACCTGTTTCTAGTTAGTTCAAAATTTAGCAAAAAATTTCAGTTTCAAGTAAGGGCAACTTAGACAATTCCTTGAACATATATAGACGAACTTGGACGCGTTTTGGGATTATTTTTGCGGTCTTTtgcctccccaaaaccctaaacttcatcatcttctctctcaaatcatctccaaaaaatttactctcaaactcaaggattcaagcttctcattgaagacctaacatcaagacttctccaattctttTTTAAGTTCCTCTCTAAGGCATgtggattttcatccatgggtttttCCTCCCATGgaacccaaatattttctcaacttagtatttcaattttaaatgatgaaatcctatgggcttttacatgatggttccaaatgcatagatcaTGGTatatttcaagtgatgagttttatggattttcatacaacgagtccaaatgtatagattcttgaatatttgaagtttgtttaactatattgacttatgttgactcttatttacatggaatggatgatttatcatggtccttatatgaaggcttgaaagtagttttaaattatattgatgggttgttttaagatgtttaaatgataaattcCTTCACTCTCATGCATTCTAGCATTaatttaaatgacttgaaagttgattggTATGAACCCACCTGGTTttctatgataaagtaaagttgaaatgaagtttgactccaacgAATGTTATcaagtaaatgtttatgaaggggagtctttataaaataatttattgatgaaaggacttcttagccaaagtaaaatttcaatgtgaaaggacaattctcacattgaatcaaatgaaatgtttaaggttatgatatgacatgtatgacatccctatatgccgtcaatgcttttgaacattttttcaAAAGGTAGGTCcaattagcatggtacccgaaataccatcactgattatagacctaattttcttataaatcaaggctCATTTGTAGGATGGTAAATAGGGCGTGACaataatgatgatattatacATCGAAGATTTTAATAAGAtattccaccgattgatgttttaatgttaaagttgttATATTGATGTCCAAACGttattccgtggaatttgacctagcaccgaatgtagcatgtagatggggactcgatcgaaggggttcttaagtgaagtctcatgttgcattaactatgtgccaccataggagcccttgtcggctaggcttttgtagccatcaaatgttaaagttaaagttaaaaaatgtttaaaattgATCGGAGTTCTACCTTCCAAGTAGTGTCctcgtgccaatgtaggggatatattggatttcatgtaataactcgcatggtcttaaatgtcggttatgatcACCTCCcctcaaaatgaatattttaaggtttcatatgatgatgtctaatgcatgaattcacttatgcatattgcttactcatgtctctctcttatgttcttcatttcatagcatactcacatacttagtacaatcaaagtactaacgtatatttttgcctacatgatatcaccatatagggattGGCGTCTCTCTTCACCCTCTTCCCCGTGGCTAAGTTAAttgttgaaggctaccactttggtgagttcccatgttctgaaAACGgcactcctatcttatctagcttatgttatgtttatacTCTTACGTtgaattttggtatttttgactaaatcttgagggtgagctagggatatgtcttagcccttGTCAaatctttaatgtagaaggtatggttggacatagaaaaagatgttatgttgtctttgattCTTAGTAAATGTGAAGCCtcttagtccctatatccctttTGTTTccgcttgatttgtttatcattaccaatgaaatgcttaatgaatgctaagaggcttgggtgaggtacctccgggtgtctcattcgccgtgtaacgtctaggccctaggtttggatcgtgacaaataaattgaggaaacaatattaattatttgtgtTTGTCacaatcaaatttaaaattgacaattgagaagagagaaagtGTCACAATAGCAAAACAGTGATGCTAATTTGTATTGCCTACAACTGAAAGTAACACTAAAATCCAAAAATTAGAATTGGTAAAATGTTAAAGTGTTACATAATAAGAtgtgaaataataattttaatataattattattattggattATCGGTTTAACCATTAACAAAAATGATAAAACCAAAAGCCAAAACTATAATCCAATAATTTTTTGTTTACAAAATCGCTTAAAAATCCTTAACccaataacaaaaaataaatagtgtTTTTTTAAGTTTGGTTTATCATTTAAATCGCACACACCTACTACTTACCTGTTGGGGACCCCTAAtatgtttgtttttttaaagaaaaaaaaaatacaattactagtactcaaaacgaaacaccaccaaatttaagaaaaaacaccaccaaatttaagaaaatgataCGAGTCATCATGATGTTTACTTAGTAACTACTGCCAAATATGGATGAGATCAGAATAAGGGGGAAAAGAGAATTTATTCAGTATCATACAAACATTGCATTAAAACCTCGCAACAATGGGGGAAGTAATGCATCTGCCGTTACCCTCTAGACTCCAAATTGACTTGTGGTTAAGCAAATCAATTTAGATCAGGGTATATTGGTGCCTGTACATTATGTATATATCTCACTTACTATATCTACATCCAAGAACAATTAATTGCTCGCATATCACTGATCATTTCGTTTTCTTAATCGCCAGACGCAAATCTCCTCGAAGCTAAAATGGAGCAATTTCTCCATTGCTAGTCATCCATGGATGTCCTGTTTATCAACACCACATTAACACGGTTTATTAGCCAgaaattacattttaaaaaaaaagtaatcaaTGAATAAAGTATAAATTTTACCCTTCAAAAGAAGATTAAATTAAGATTTATCTAAATATTAATACTAATTCATAATGTGTAattgtattatttatttttttttgagaatttggTCAATAGTCAAATGATAGTCAATCAATAGTAGATAAGAGATCTCaaaagttgaaagagaaatCATACTGAGAACTTGTTCAGCAGAGAATCTTCTAGAAACGTCTTTAGAGAGCATTCTCCGAAGCACATCCTTCGCTGCCGGCGATACTGAATGGAAGATCCTAGTCGGAAACCTAAGGTTCGCTCTGAGCACAGCCTCGAAGATCTCCGTAGCCGAGTCACCAAAGAAAGGCGGAACTCCGGCAAGCATTATATACAGAATAACACCAGCACTCCAAATATCGATCTTCTCACTGTAGTTTCTCCCAGCTAACACCTCCGGCGCCACGTAATACGGCGTCCCTACCACGCCGCTCATCAGCTGTCCATCACGGAAACACTCCGCCGATCCAAAATCAGCCAATTTCAGCTCGTTCGAGTGGTTGAATAAAATGTTATCCGGCTTGACGTCCCTGTGGGCTACACCGAGACGGTGACAGTGAGCTATTGCTTTCATTAGTGGTACCTATAGAAACATTATGCAGAAAATTTATCAGACATGacgaaaaaactaaaataaaagcCGATTATATATTCTACTTCGCTTAGCTTTACAATTTACTTTCTCCTCCAATTTTCGAAAATTCAACAAGGTGCTGCTTCGTAGATCGTTCCTGATTCAAGCCATTTTACGAAGCAAAAGTAAAATTTCTCCATTTCGATCAGCAACGAGTGAGATTTTGGTGATCTGGAAGAGTACCATGACATCAACAGCTTTGGACTCTGAGAAAACCGGTTGGCTAGTGAGGCGTTGGAACAAATCGCCGGAATTGCAGAGCTCTAGAACCATATCAAGGTGAGTATCGTCCTCGTAGATATCGAAGATACGAACAACATAAGGATTGGGCGAAAGCAAGTGCATAATTTTCGCTTCGTTGTAAAGGCATTGTCGATCTATGGCGTCATCGGCGATTAGGCGCTTGTCGATAGACTTGACGGCGAATGGCTCACCGGTCGCCGGCGAGTAACACTTGAAAACGGTGCCGAATCGTCCCCTTCCTAACTCTTCACCCACACAGTAATTTCTCTTTATTGACTCACTCATTCCGtatgttttgtttttttctacTTCTCAGACTGCTATTTTTTCGTTCAGAAGGTTTGGTCTTATAGAGTCGTACAGAGGGAGTAGGAAATTTAAGGAAGAATATTCGGTGAAGGAGATTGGCCAATGAGACACAGCCATGTACAAGTATTAACGGTTTCCATAGACGGCGTTACCCCTTTTTTAGGCAATTTGTTAGCTATTAGagaaataaatacatatattagatttgatattcttgtttattaaaaaatgatatAGTTGAATTTAGAATATGTGTTTTAATTTAATTCGATTACACTAATTAACAAAGTCACTTTAGAATATGCTTGATAGTgtttttagttattaattacttataattCGAATTAGTATTATTCTTATACGTAGTAAAATATGACATTAACAATAcacaatatatttttatactaatacATCTTATtcaatattgtttttatttaatACACTAGTAATTTTATGT
This Solanum dulcamara chromosome 8, daSolDulc1.2, whole genome shotgun sequence DNA region includes the following protein-coding sequences:
- the LOC129899301 gene encoding phosphoenolpyruvate carboxylase kinase 1-like, with product MSESIKRNYCVGEELGRGRFGTVFKCYSPATGEPFAVKSIDKRLIADDAIDRQCLYNEAKIMHLLSPNPYVVRIFDIYEDDTHLDMVLELCNSGDLFQRLTSQPVFSESKAVDVMVPLMKAIAHCHRLGVAHRDVKPDNILFNHSNELKLADFGSAECFRDGQLMSGVVGTPYYVAPEVLAGRNYSEKIDIWSAGVILYIMLAGVPPFFGDSATEIFEAVLRANLRFPTRIFHSVSPAAKDVLRRMLSKDVSRRFSAEQVLRHPWMTSNGEIAPF